The proteins below come from a single Salvelinus fontinalis isolate EN_2023a chromosome 1, ASM2944872v1, whole genome shotgun sequence genomic window:
- the pelo gene encoding protein pelota homolog isoform X1: MALYIIEQRIKSVLGLGTVKKSTVACLVSQVTLMPEEAEDMWHTYNLLQIGDSLMASTIRKVQTESSTGSVGSSRVRTTLCVCVDTIDFDSQACQLRVKGTNIQENQYVKMGAYHTIELELNRKFTLAKKIWDSVVLDRIEQACDPTQKADVAAVVMQEGLANLVLVTPAMTLLRAKVEVTIPRKRRGSCTQHEKALERFYEAVMQGILRHINFDVVKCILVASPGFVKDQFMAYLFREAVRQDSKILLENKPKFMLVHSSSGHKYSLKEILCDPAVTARLSDTKAAGEVKALEDFYKMLQHEPDRAFYGLAHVEKASEALAIDILLISDNLFRHQDVTTRSRYVRLVDNVRDNGGTVRIFSSLHVSGEQLTQLSGVAAILRFPIADLSEPEDDSSSDEE, from the exons TCAGGTGACACTGATGCCGGAAGAGGCAGAGGACATGTGGCACACCTACAACTTACTGCAGATCGGTGACAGTCTTATGGCCTCCACTATTAG AAAGGTGCAGACTGAGTCATCCACGGGCAGCGTGGGGAGCTCGAGAGTGCGcaccaccctgtgtgtgtgtgtggatactaTTGACTTTGACTCACAGGCCTGCCAGCTGAGGGTGAAGGGAACCAACATCCAGGAGAATCAATATGTGAAG ATGGGGGCTTACCACACCATTGAGTTGGAGCTAAACAGGAAGTTCACACTTGCCAAAAAGATCTGGGATAGTGTCGTCCTCGATAGGATCG AGCAGGCGTGTGACCCCACCCAGAAGGCAGACGTAGCGGCCGTGGTGATGCAGGAGGGTCTGGCCAACCTGGTGCTGGTGACCCCTGCTATGACCCTACTAAGGGCCAAGGTGGAGGTGACCATTCCTCGCAAGAGGAGAGGCAGCTGCACCCAGCACGAGAAG GCCCTGGAAAGGTTCTACGAGGCAGTGATGCAGGGGATCCTCAGACATATCAACTTTGACG TGGTGAAGTGTATACTGGTGGCCAGTCCAGGGTTTGTGAAGGACCAGTTCATGGCCTACCTCTTCAGGGAGGCAGTCCGACAAGACTCCAAGATTCTGCTGGAGAATAAGCCCAAGTTCATGTTAGTCCACTCCTCCTCGGGACACAAATACTCCCTAAAAG AGATTCTATGCGATCCAGCTGTCACGGCTAGATTGTCTGATACCAAG GCAGCAGGGGAGGTGAAAGCCCTGGAGGACTTCTACAAGATGCTACAACATGAGCCCGACAGAGCcttctatgg GTTGGCTCACGTGGAGAAAGCTTCCGAAGCACTGGCTATTGACATCTTGTTGATTAGCGATAACCTCTTCAG GCACCAGGATGTGACCACACGGAGTAGATACGTACGGCTGGTGGACAACGTGAGAGACAATGGTGGAACCGTGAG AATATTTTCAAGCCTTCATGTATCTGGAGAAC AGTTGACCCAGCTCAGTGGAGTGGCGGCCATCTTGCGTTTCCCCATCGCTGATCTATCAGAGCCTGAGGATGACAGCAGCTCTGATGAAGAATAA
- the pelo gene encoding protein pelota homolog isoform X2: protein MKLLHKDIEKDNAGQVTLMPEEAEDMWHTYNLLQIGDSLMASTIRKVQTESSTGSVGSSRVRTTLCVCVDTIDFDSQACQLRVKGTNIQENQYVKMGAYHTIELELNRKFTLAKKIWDSVVLDRIEQACDPTQKADVAAVVMQEGLANLVLVTPAMTLLRAKVEVTIPRKRRGSCTQHEKALERFYEAVMQGILRHINFDVVKCILVASPGFVKDQFMAYLFREAVRQDSKILLENKPKFMLVHSSSGHKYSLKEILCDPAVTARLSDTKAAGEVKALEDFYKMLQHEPDRAFYGLAHVEKASEALAIDILLISDNLFRHQDVTTRSRYVRLVDNVRDNGGTVRIFSSLHVSGEQLTQLSGVAAILRFPIADLSEPEDDSSSDEE, encoded by the exons TCAGGTGACACTGATGCCGGAAGAGGCAGAGGACATGTGGCACACCTACAACTTACTGCAGATCGGTGACAGTCTTATGGCCTCCACTATTAG AAAGGTGCAGACTGAGTCATCCACGGGCAGCGTGGGGAGCTCGAGAGTGCGcaccaccctgtgtgtgtgtgtggatactaTTGACTTTGACTCACAGGCCTGCCAGCTGAGGGTGAAGGGAACCAACATCCAGGAGAATCAATATGTGAAG ATGGGGGCTTACCACACCATTGAGTTGGAGCTAAACAGGAAGTTCACACTTGCCAAAAAGATCTGGGATAGTGTCGTCCTCGATAGGATCG AGCAGGCGTGTGACCCCACCCAGAAGGCAGACGTAGCGGCCGTGGTGATGCAGGAGGGTCTGGCCAACCTGGTGCTGGTGACCCCTGCTATGACCCTACTAAGGGCCAAGGTGGAGGTGACCATTCCTCGCAAGAGGAGAGGCAGCTGCACCCAGCACGAGAAG GCCCTGGAAAGGTTCTACGAGGCAGTGATGCAGGGGATCCTCAGACATATCAACTTTGACG TGGTGAAGTGTATACTGGTGGCCAGTCCAGGGTTTGTGAAGGACCAGTTCATGGCCTACCTCTTCAGGGAGGCAGTCCGACAAGACTCCAAGATTCTGCTGGAGAATAAGCCCAAGTTCATGTTAGTCCACTCCTCCTCGGGACACAAATACTCCCTAAAAG AGATTCTATGCGATCCAGCTGTCACGGCTAGATTGTCTGATACCAAG GCAGCAGGGGAGGTGAAAGCCCTGGAGGACTTCTACAAGATGCTACAACATGAGCCCGACAGAGCcttctatgg GTTGGCTCACGTGGAGAAAGCTTCCGAAGCACTGGCTATTGACATCTTGTTGATTAGCGATAACCTCTTCAG GCACCAGGATGTGACCACACGGAGTAGATACGTACGGCTGGTGGACAACGTGAGAGACAATGGTGGAACCGTGAG AATATTTTCAAGCCTTCATGTATCTGGAGAAC AGTTGACCCAGCTCAGTGGAGTGGCGGCCATCTTGCGTTTCCCCATCGCTGATCTATCAGAGCCTGAGGATGACAGCAGCTCTGATGAAGAATAA
- the paqr4b gene encoding progestin and adipoQ receptor family member 4, giving the protein MACLHGPRLLNLEKTPPHLQFNDLILTGYRPISTFQGCIRSLFYFHNEFGNIYTHGIPFFCFLVLLPLNIPWSEVEQTWMCVFHYLACLSPTVGSVLYHTFMNHEGGESIYDTLLSLDMIGVCLVNTLGCLPIIYITLMCYPVTCILALLTYSLISAWGILCATTACSNYGRLRAFIWQALFRVFLFLFRWLGDGVGSPASLRLFFTMDMLAITGGLVNLSRVPERFSPGLFDYWCNSHQIMHVLVICSIIYMHWGMLEDLAWIKTFQCPVLE; this is encoded by the exons ATGGCTTGCTTACATGGACCACGACTACTGAATTTGGAGAAAACCCCTCCTCATCTTCAATTCAATGACTTGATCCTGACGGGCTACCGGCCAATTTCAACCTTTCAGGGGTGCATCAGAAGCTTGTTCTACTTTCACAACGAATTTGGTAACATTTATACACATG GAATCCCATTCTTCTGTTTCCTTGTGCTGCTGCCACTTAACATACCCTGGTCCGAGGTAGAGCAAACGTGGATGTGTGTGTTCCACTACCTTGCCTGCCTGTCCCCCACCGTGGGCTCAGTGCTTTACCACACCTTCATGAACCATGAGGGCGGGGAGTCCATCTACGACACACTCCTTTCCCTTGATATGATCGGAGTCTGCCTGGTCAACACCTTGG GATGCCTGCCCATCATCTATATCACCCTTATGTGCTACCCTGTCACTTGCATCCTGGCCCTCCTGACCTACAGCCTAATCTCAGCCTGGGGCATCCTCTGTGCCACCACAGCGTGTAGCAACTATGGGCGCCTTCGGGCTTTCATCTGGCAGGCCCTCTTCCGTGTGTTCCTCTTCCTATTCCGTTGGCTGGGCGACGGCGTAGGCAGCCCAGCTTCGCTGCGCCTCTTCTTCACCATGGACATGCTGGCTATCACGGGTGGCCTGGTGAACCTTAGCCGGGTGCCCGAGCGTTTTAGCCCAGGCCTCTTTGACTACTGGTGCAACAGCCACCAGATAATGCACGTGCTGGTGATCTGCTCCATTATCTACATGCACTGGGGGATGCTGGAGGATTTAGCCTGGATTAAGACGTTCCAGTGTCCGGTGTTGGAGTGA